In a genomic window of Telopea speciosissima isolate NSW1024214 ecotype Mountain lineage chromosome 5, Tspe_v1, whole genome shotgun sequence:
- the LOC122661357 gene encoding kelch repeat-containing protein At3g27220-like isoform X2 — protein MKMARNSGKHASTKLVFLLSFAGFLGAALIADFFWASSSSLSSAYSSIASNWVLEKSETVVVPNTKSVKSKNATHDPRILSGTFADLPGPELKWEKMAPAPVPRLDGAAIQIKNLLYVFAGYGTIDYVHSHVDIYNFTDNTWGGKFDMPKEMAHSHLGMVTDGRYIYVVSGQYGPQCRGPTSRTFVLDTETKQWRDMPPLPVPRYAPATQLWKGRLHAMGGSKEDRHEPAVDHWSIAVKDGKALEKEWQNEIPIPRGGPHRACIVVDDRLMVIGGQEGDFMAKPGSPIFKCSRRNEVVFTDVYMLDDEMKWKTLPPMPKPNSHIEFAWILVNNSILIVGGTTEKNPVTKRIILVGEVLRFNLDTMKWSVYGKMPYRVKTTLVGFWDGWLYFTSGQRDRGPDDPQPRKVVKEMFRTKLHL, from the exons ATGAAAATGGCGAGGAACAGTGGAAAGCATGCATCGACGAAACTGGTCTTTCTCTTGTCCTTCGCAGGGTTTCTTGGAGCTGCTCTAATCGCAGATTTCTTCTgggcttcatcttcttctctctcttctgcttATTCGTCCATTGCCTCCAATTGGGTACTCGAGAAATCTGAGACTGTAGTCGTCCCCAAC acaaAATCTGTTAAGAGCAAGAATGCAACGCATGATCCAAGAATCTTGTCGGGAACTTTTGCGGATTTACCTGGACCTGAGCTAAAATGGGAAAAGATGGCACCGGCACCTGTACCTCGTTTAGATGGGGCAGCAATTCAGATCAAAAACCTTCTTTATGTGTTTGCCGGATACGGTACCATTGACTAT GTGCATTCACATGTTGATATCTACAACTTTACGGATAATACTTGGGGTGGAAAGTTTGATATGCCAAAAGAAATGGCACATTCACATTTAGGAATGGTGACAGATGGGAGATACATTTATGTGGTGTCAGGGCAATATGGTCCACAGTGCAGAGGACCCACATCCCGTACTTTTGTGCTGGACACAGAGACGAAACAATGGCGGGACATGCCCCCATTACCCGTCCCTAG GTATGCTCCAGCAACTCAGCTTTGGAAGGGCAGACTTCACGCAATGGGTGGCAGCAAGGAGGATCGTCATGAACCTGCAGTAGACCATTGGAGCATTGCAGTTAAAGATGGCAAAGCATTAGAGAAAGAATGGCAGAATGAAATACCCATTCCTCGCGGGGGGCCTCACAG GGCTTGTATTGTGGTTGATGACCGGCTGATGGTTATTGGTGGTCAAGAGGGTGATTTTATGGCCAAACCTGGATCACCTATTTTCAAATGCTCTCGAAGGAATGAG GTTGTATTCACTGATGTTTATATGCTGGATGATGAAATGAAGTGGAAAACATTGCCTCCAATGCCAAAGCCCAACTCCCATATAGAGTTTGCGTGGATTCTTGTGAACAATTCTATTTTGATTGTGGGAGGCACAACAGAAAAGAACCCTGTGACAAAAAGAATTATCCTTGTTGGAGAGGTTCTCCGGTTCAATTTAGATACAATG AAATGGTCAGTTTATGGGAAGATGCCTTATCGTGTGAAAACCACTCTGGTGGGTTTCTGGGATGGTTGGTTATACTTCACATCTGGACAGCGAGACAGAGGACCAGATGATCCCCAGCCGAGGAAAGTTGTCAAAGAAATGTTTAGAACCAAATTGCACTTGTGA
- the LOC122661357 gene encoding kelch repeat-containing protein At3g27220-like isoform X1, translating to MKMARNSGKHASTKLVFLLSFAGFLGAALIADFFWASSSSLSSAYSSIASNWVLEKSETVVVPNVKKTKSVKSKNATHDPRILSGTFADLPGPELKWEKMAPAPVPRLDGAAIQIKNLLYVFAGYGTIDYVHSHVDIYNFTDNTWGGKFDMPKEMAHSHLGMVTDGRYIYVVSGQYGPQCRGPTSRTFVLDTETKQWRDMPPLPVPRYAPATQLWKGRLHAMGGSKEDRHEPAVDHWSIAVKDGKALEKEWQNEIPIPRGGPHRACIVVDDRLMVIGGQEGDFMAKPGSPIFKCSRRNEVVFTDVYMLDDEMKWKTLPPMPKPNSHIEFAWILVNNSILIVGGTTEKNPVTKRIILVGEVLRFNLDTMKWSVYGKMPYRVKTTLVGFWDGWLYFTSGQRDRGPDDPQPRKVVKEMFRTKLHL from the exons ATGAAAATGGCGAGGAACAGTGGAAAGCATGCATCGACGAAACTGGTCTTTCTCTTGTCCTTCGCAGGGTTTCTTGGAGCTGCTCTAATCGCAGATTTCTTCTgggcttcatcttcttctctctcttctgcttATTCGTCCATTGCCTCCAATTGGGTACTCGAGAAATCTGAGACTGTAGTCGTCCCCAACGTAAAAAAG acaaAATCTGTTAAGAGCAAGAATGCAACGCATGATCCAAGAATCTTGTCGGGAACTTTTGCGGATTTACCTGGACCTGAGCTAAAATGGGAAAAGATGGCACCGGCACCTGTACCTCGTTTAGATGGGGCAGCAATTCAGATCAAAAACCTTCTTTATGTGTTTGCCGGATACGGTACCATTGACTAT GTGCATTCACATGTTGATATCTACAACTTTACGGATAATACTTGGGGTGGAAAGTTTGATATGCCAAAAGAAATGGCACATTCACATTTAGGAATGGTGACAGATGGGAGATACATTTATGTGGTGTCAGGGCAATATGGTCCACAGTGCAGAGGACCCACATCCCGTACTTTTGTGCTGGACACAGAGACGAAACAATGGCGGGACATGCCCCCATTACCCGTCCCTAG GTATGCTCCAGCAACTCAGCTTTGGAAGGGCAGACTTCACGCAATGGGTGGCAGCAAGGAGGATCGTCATGAACCTGCAGTAGACCATTGGAGCATTGCAGTTAAAGATGGCAAAGCATTAGAGAAAGAATGGCAGAATGAAATACCCATTCCTCGCGGGGGGCCTCACAG GGCTTGTATTGTGGTTGATGACCGGCTGATGGTTATTGGTGGTCAAGAGGGTGATTTTATGGCCAAACCTGGATCACCTATTTTCAAATGCTCTCGAAGGAATGAG GTTGTATTCACTGATGTTTATATGCTGGATGATGAAATGAAGTGGAAAACATTGCCTCCAATGCCAAAGCCCAACTCCCATATAGAGTTTGCGTGGATTCTTGTGAACAATTCTATTTTGATTGTGGGAGGCACAACAGAAAAGAACCCTGTGACAAAAAGAATTATCCTTGTTGGAGAGGTTCTCCGGTTCAATTTAGATACAATG AAATGGTCAGTTTATGGGAAGATGCCTTATCGTGTGAAAACCACTCTGGTGGGTTTCTGGGATGGTTGGTTATACTTCACATCTGGACAGCGAGACAGAGGACCAGATGATCCCCAGCCGAGGAAAGTTGTCAAAGAAATGTTTAGAACCAAATTGCACTTGTGA